A region from the Brassica napus cultivar Da-Ae chromosome C8, Da-Ae, whole genome shotgun sequence genome encodes:
- the LOC125592027 gene encoding uncharacterized protein LOC125592027: MAGTSSSISHGWRSILAGRELLMKNLGWIVGDGQCINVWDDPWLSLSKQERPMGPPTEASATLSVSDLLLPGTSEWDVERIRLVLPEYETKIRSITLSITRTPDKLVWLGTKDGIYTAKSEYYAVSVELENGNPQDADFDWKKNVWNLDCAPKVKHFAWKLLKRAIPVGERLQERHLDVDPKCKRCEHNESILHLLFHCQYAQEVWQLAPFTTEMEYRGIIDLMSSWPSICAQKCLPPSGVTSGALFPWILWSIWKSRNRFVFEGVFISPKETLSTAIKLAREWCSDSKAHPTRPSARINKQMAQGETSVTAVRSDAAWMASSNLAGLGWTILSESGHEYKKRAEFIPSPLVAEGLAMREAIQSCRRSDLQDIRLESDSAQLIQCVNSRTVVTELHSIVSDILAFASDFRSVSFLWIPREKNMAADSLAKMALNALDNVLVVDAINAPN; this comes from the coding sequence ATGGCGGGAACATCATCCTCTATCTCCCACGGCTGGAGGAGCATTCTTGCTGGACGGGAGCTTCTTATGAAAAACTTGGGCTGGATTGTGGGGGACGGCCAATGTATCAACGTCTGGGATGACCCATGGCTGAGTCTCAGCAAACAAGAGAGACCAATGGGACCACCAACGGAAGCCAGCGCCACACTTTCAGTCTCAGACTTGTTACTACCAGGGACGAGTGAGTGGGATGTTGAACGCATTCGCCTCGTTCTACCTGAGTATGAAACTAAGATTCGCAGCATCACTCTCAGCATAACGAGGACTCCCGACAAACTCGTCTGGCTAGGGACTAAAGATGGAATTTACACTGCAAAGTCAGAATATTATGCAGTGTCCGTTGAACTGGAAAATGGAAACCCGCAGGATGCAGACTTCGATTGGAAGAAGAACGTTTGGAACCTTGACTGCGCCCCAAAAGTTAAACATTTTGCATGGAAGCTTCTAAAGAGAGCAATACCTGTGGGAGAGCGCCTGCAAGAGAGACACCTAGACGTTGATCCAAAGTGTAAGAGGTGCGAGCACAATGAATctattcttcatcttctcttccACTGTCAGTACGCACAGGAGGTGTGGCAGCTAGCACCCTTCACTACTGAAATGGAATACAGAGGAATAATAGATTTAATGTCAAGTTGGCCTTCAATATGTGCACAAAAATGCTTACCTCCTTCTGGTGTTACTTCTGGAGCGTTATTTCCTTGGATCCTGTGGTCAATTTGGAAATCTAGAAACCGGTTTGTGTTTGAAGGAGTCTTCATCTCCCCTAAGGAAACTCTCTCCACCGCTATTAAGCTCGCCCGCGAATGGTGCTCGGACAGTAAGGCTCATCCAACTCGCCCAAGCGCTCGGATCAACAAACAGATGGCACAAGGAGAAACCAGCGTAACGGCGGTGCGCTCAGATGCTGCGTGGATGGCCTCTTCAAACTTAGCAGGGTTAGGCTGGACGATACTGTCTGAGAGTGGTCATGAGTACAAGAAGCGTGCAGAGTTCATACCTTCTCCGCTGGTAGCGGAAGGACTTGCGATGAGAGAAGCCATACAATCATGCCGCCGGAGTGATCTACAAGACATCAGACTGGAGTCGGATTCGGCGCAGCTTATCCAGTGTGTTAACTCGAGGACGGTGGTTACAGAGCTTCATAGCATTGTGTCGGATATTTTAGCTTTTGCATCTGATTTCCGTTCAGTCTCATTTCTTTGGATTCCCCGAGAAAAAAACATGGCTGCTGATAGCTTAGCCAAGATGGCCTTAAATGCGTTAGACAATGTTTTGGTTGTGGATGCTATTAATGCTCCCAACTAA
- the LOC106365960 gene encoding cinnamyl alcohol dehydrogenase 2-like, which yields MAKSSDQNKAFGWAANDKSGVLSPFHFSRRENGDDDVTVKILFCGVCHSDLHTIKNDWGFSHYPIIPGHEIVGIATKVGKNVTKFKEGDRVGVGVIIGSCQSCESCNQDLENYCPQLVYTYNSRSSDGTRNQGGYSDKIVVDQRFVLSFPDGLPSDSGAPLLCAGITVYSPMKYYGMTEEKGKHLGVSGLGGLGHIAVKIGKAFGLKVTVISRSSDKESEAIDRLGADSFLVTTDSQKMKDSFGTMDFVLDTVSAEHSLLPLFSLLKVNGKLVALGLPEKPLELPIFPLVLGRKMVGGSQIGGMKETQEMLDFCAKHNIVADIELIKMSDINSAMDRLAKSDVRYRFVIDVANSINSA from the exons ATGGCGAAATCTTCCGATCAAAACAAAGCATTTGGATGGGCGGCTAACGACAAATCTGGTGTTCTTTCTCCATTTCATTTCTCTAGAAG AGAGAATGGTGACGACGATGTAACAGTGAAGATATTGTTTTGTGGTGTTTGCCACTCTGATCTTCATACCATCAAGAACGATTGGGGATTCTCTCATTACCCTATCATTCCCGG GCATGAAATCGTTGGAATAGCAACAAAAGTTGGTAAGAACGTAACAAAGTTCAAAGAAGGAGACCGAGTAGGAGTAGGAGTAATAATCGGGTCATGCCAATCATGTGAATCATGTAACCAAGACTTAGAAAACTACTGTCCTCAACTCGTATACACATACAACTCTCGTTCCTCTGACGGAACAAGAAACCAAGGTGGCTATTCCGACAAAATCGTGGTCGACCAACGCTTTGTCCTAAGCTTTCCCGATGGTTTACCGAGTGATTCCGGCGCGCCGCTGCTCTGTGCTGGGATCACTGTGTATAGTCCAATGAAATATTATGGTATGACTGAAGAAAAAGGGAAACATTTAGGTGTAAGTGGACTTGGTGGGCTTGGTCATATCGCTGTGAAGATTGGTAAAGCCTTTGGTTTAAAAGTTACCGTGATTAGTAGGTCATCTGATAAAGAGAGTGAAGCAATTGATCGACTCGGTGCTGACTCCTTTCTTGTCACAACGGATTCTCAAAAGATGAAGGATTCATTTGGGACTATGGATTTCGTGTTGGACACGGTATCAGCAGAACATTCTCTGTTACCGTTGTTTAGTTTGCTTAAAGTGAATGGAAAACTTGTGGCTTTAGGGTTACCAGAGAAACCACTCGAGTTACCAATCTTTCCTCTTGTTCTCG GAAGGAAAATGGTGGGAGGGAGTCAGATTGGAGGGATGAAGGAGACACAAGAGATGCTTGACTTCTGTGCCAAGCATAATATCGTTGCGGATATTGAACTCATAAAGATGAGTGATATCAACTCTGCAATGGACCGCTTGGCTAAATCTGATGTCAGGTACCGGTTCGTGATCGACGTGGCCAATTCCATCAATTCTGCTTGA
- the LOC106414591 gene encoding egg cell-secreted protein 1.2, with translation MASNTCFSLFATIALLLLVNISGRTLPATADPNNIAARLNGGGLMECWDALYELKSCTNEIVLFFLNGETKLGDGCCHAVDVITINCWPSMLTSLGFTSEETNVLRGFCQSSPNHGGSTPAPSPVKL, from the coding sequence atggctTCTAACACTTGTTTTTCCCTCTTCGCCACCATAGCTCTTCTCCTTCTCGTCAACATCTCCGGCAGGACACTCCCGGCGACGGCAGATCCCAACAACATAGCGGCAAGGCTCAACGGTGGAGGACTAATGGAGTGTTGGGATGCTCTCTACGAGCTCAAATCATGCACCAACGAAATTGTTCTCTTCTTTCTCAACGGCGAGACCAAACTCGGCGACGGTTGCTGTCACGCCGTCGACGTCATCACCATAAATTGTTGGCCGTCGATGCTAACTTCTCTCGGCTTTACGTCTGAGGAAACCAACGTCCTCCGCGGCTTCTGCCAGTCGTCTCCAAACCACGGTGGTTCCACTCCGGCTCCTTCCCCTGTAAAACTTTGA